GAGAAAAAAGCATCATTTGCATTGGATAATAATGCAAGTCCTAAAAGATGAGTATAAAGAATCCTCTGGTTATGAAATTTTAATTAGAGGGAAAATAGTTCAAAAAGATATAATGAATCTCTTGAGATTCTACAATGTGTTTTTGCTGATATACTTTCCTTCAATGAAAGGAAAATCTGAGATAAAGGATATAGAAGGCAAATTATGGTTATCTTTAATTTTATTCTACTTAACCCTGACTCTTATCGTGGTTTGGTTAATAACAAAATTTGTAAATTAATTTAAGGACTTATCTGGATGTCTTCAGCCTGAATAACAAAATGAAGCTTTCCCAAGCTTAATATTAATAACTCGGGAAAGCTTCAAGATCAGAATTTTTAATACTCAGCCAGGGCTAAGGTTTGGTTTTCAAAACCTACATAACTAAACACCAACTCATCGGTTTTCCTGAAAACAGTTAGTTTGAAAGTACCATCACGATCGCACACGGTGCCGTTATTTGTGCCTTTTATAATTACATTGGTTCCGGGCATAGGTTTGCCGTCAGGGCCTGTTACCTTTCCTGATACTGCGAGGCCATTTCTCTCAACTTTTACGTTAAATTTCTCCTGAACGATTATGATCTCTTCCTGATTGATTTTTGATAAAGCAGTTTCGTCATCTAACTTAAAGGAAACAGGCAGGATTAGTCTTTGTTTTACAGCTTTTCCCCGCTGTTTCGCGGGCTTAAACGGCCCTATGGTTTTCATGGCCTCCAGGGCGGCATTATCACAACCGGCACCTATACCTTTTTTGACTGTGATATTGGTAAGGCTTCCATCTGTATCCACGATAAATTCAATATAAACCTTACCTTCTACTCCCAGTTTTCGTGCTTGTTCGGGGTATGTTAGAGCTTCAGCGAGTTGGGCATACATTACCTCATATCCACCTTCCGGCACTGCAGTTTCTTCTACAATCGTAAATACCCCGTCGGCATCGGGCAGGTTTTGCACGGGGCCAGTTTTACTCACAATAATGCCTATCATACCCGTTTCTTTCCATTCCCTGGTATAAGCGATGGCCTTAGGATCCAGTTCACCCAGATTTTCGAGCCTTTGTTTATTCTCTGCATCTGTTTCTATGTACACAAATTCCGCATCGGGATATTGTTTCTGCAGACGTTTTAGTTCAGGCTCCAGTGAAGCCGGGATTTCTTTCTGAACGGCAGTTTCCATAACCTCATTGACATCGTTGCAGCTAAAAACCGTCACAACCAGTGTAGTTACCACTATCATACTGGCCAATTTCCAGTTTTTAAATTTTGTTTTAGGAGATTTTATCATTTTGATTCTCTTTAAAGTCATTGATTTGTTAAAGTGGTGACCCACAGAGAGGCTCATTTGCCGGAGCGCCATTTTTGCAAGTAAGCTGCTGTAGCTTTCGCTGTCAGCATACTTGATAATACTCTGGTCTGCCAGGTATTCATGTACGTCTCTGAGGCTTTTGTGCATCCACCAGGCCACCGGATTTACCCAAAACAGGATCTTTACCAATTCCATTACCATGATATCCAGCGTATGACGCTGGCTCACATGTACAGCTTCATGCTCCATGATTTTTTCTTTCTCCAGATCTGATAAAGGAGCCGTGTTGTCGAAAAAGATCATGTTAAAAAAAGCGAATGTAGGCAACTGGCCATCCGTAGGAATAACCAAATGCTCACTGTGACGAATAGTCTCATCTTTCTTGAGCCGTTTGAAGCTGATAATTTGATATACCTGATATAAAAACAGTGTTAACATTACTATGATTACACCAACGTATACCAGCGAAATGATCATGGGCAATGACCAGAGACCGGCCTCACCATTAGTTTCAGTGGCCGGGCTGTTATCCAGGTTAATGATCAATTCAGGTAATGTGATGGCCTGAAGGTCATTGACCAGGGGTATGGCATTGTCTCCTGTAAAGGGATTGTTAAAGTGCAACAAAGGAATAACCAGTGTAAGTGCAGCTGACCCGAGCAGATAATACCGGGAAAACCTGAAATGCGTATCATTTCGAAGTACCAGGTAATAAAACAACCCGAAGATAAGGAGGCAAATATTGGCCTCAAGCAGGTAATTGATATAGCTACTCATTGTCCTTATCTTTTTGTTCTGATCTGGCGTGCCTCATAAGCTCTTCCACCTCTTTGATGTCCAGGTCATTTTCTTTGGCAAAAAACGACACCAGCCGTTCAAATGAGCCATTGAAATACCCTGACAGGAAATTGTTGAAGTAGAATTTGCTATACTTTTCCTTGGCAATCAGCGGATAATACTCATGTGTTTTGCCATAGGCATTGTGAGCAACAAAACCTTTTTGCTCCAGTATACGCACTATGGTAGAGACAGTATTATACGCAGGTTTCGGCGGGTCCATCTTTTCAATGATGTCCTTTACAAAACCCTTTTCAATCTGCCAGAGGATCTGCATGACTTGTTCTTCTGCTTTGGTTAATTCCTTCATAAT
This region of Fulvivirga ulvae genomic DNA includes:
- a CDS encoding BlaI/MecI/CopY family transcriptional regulator: MKELTKAEEQVMQILWQIEKGFVKDIIEKMDPPKPAYNTVSTIVRILEQKGFVAHNAYGKTHEYYPLIAKEKYSKFYFNNFLSGYFNGSFERLVSFFAKENDLDIKEVEELMRHARSEQKDKDNE
- a CDS encoding TonB family protein — translated: MSSYINYLLEANICLLIFGLFYYLVLRNDTHFRFSRYYLLGSAALTLVIPLLHFNNPFTGDNAIPLVNDLQAITLPELIINLDNSPATETNGEAGLWSLPMIISLVYVGVIIVMLTLFLYQVYQIISFKRLKKDETIRHSEHLVIPTDGQLPTFAFFNMIFFDNTAPLSDLEKEKIMEHEAVHVSQRHTLDIMVMELVKILFWVNPVAWWMHKSLRDVHEYLADQSIIKYADSESYSSLLAKMALRQMSLSVGHHFNKSMTLKRIKMIKSPKTKFKNWKLASMIVVTTLVVTVFSCNDVNEVMETAVQKEIPASLEPELKRLQKQYPDAEFVYIETDAENKQRLENLGELDPKAIAYTREWKETGMIGIIVSKTGPVQNLPDADGVFTIVEETAVPEGGYEVMYAQLAEALTYPEQARKLGVEGKVYIEFIVDTDGSLTNITVKKGIGAGCDNAALEAMKTIGPFKPAKQRGKAVKQRLILPVSFKLDDETALSKINQEEIIIVQEKFNVKVERNGLAVSGKVTGPDGKPMPGTNVIIKGTNNGTVCDRDGTFKLTVFRKTDELVFSYVGFENQTLALAEY